A stretch of the Acanthochromis polyacanthus isolate Apoly-LR-REF ecotype Palm Island chromosome 22, KAUST_Apoly_ChrSc, whole genome shotgun sequence genome encodes the following:
- the LOC110950035 gene encoding SLIT and NTRK-like protein 1, which yields MLLWIVLLNAALCVASGNVTRDVCKEQICSCNEVEGDLHIDCEKRSFTTLQHLTGPSSQFYHLLLHGNSLSRLFPNEFANFYNAVSLHLENNGLHDIVPGAFLGLQLVKRLHINNNKIRSFRKSTFLGLDDLEYLQADFNLLRDIDPAVFRDLNKLEVLILNDNLISALPINVFQHVPITHLDLRGNRIKTLPYEGILEQIPGIAEVLLEDNPWDCNCDLVSLKEWLENIPHNALIGRVICEAPTRLQGSDLNETSEADLCPSQSGGVDTSLVAPPTQEETSELHGPRPTPYKPRGDAGGPPTPGGHKSHSKSRENWQLKTKPTPVVTGVNGDRECCLPHNVTCPQPCNCKLVGSRQGLGVNCEGKKIESLSNLKPKPLAAHELNMRDNNIHAVKKNQLLGYSSLNLLDLGGNNIKVIDNSTFQNQSELRWLYMDKNYLDTLIAEMFVGLVNLEYLSLEYNDIQLIVAGAFSPMPNLRVLFLNNNLLKSLPVDAFLGISLSKISLHNNYFPYLPVTGVLDQLNSIIQIDLHGNPWDCSCNIVPFKQWTEKLGADVIVSDLKCESPEEFWKRDFRYVRNDLMCPKLYDRVPPTPLSKNSTFTVDSGTRSNSYLEPNRVSISVLVPGLLLVFVTSAFTVVGMLVFILRNRKRSKRRDGNSSASEINSLQTVCDSSYWHSGPYHADGGAHRGFDCSTHLSTTNDA from the coding sequence atgctgctttggATTGTTCTGCTGAATGCGGCTCTTTGTGTTGCTAGTGGAAATGTTACAAGGGACGTTTGTAAGGAGCAGATATGCTCTTGCAACGAGGTAGAGGGAGATCTGCACATAGACTGCGAAAAAAGGAGCTTCACCACTCTGCAGCATTTGACTGGCCCCAGCTCGCAGTTCTACCACTTGCTCCTGCACGGAAATTCGCTATCCAGGCTATTTCCCAACGAGTTCGCCAACTTTTACAATGCAGTGAGCTTGCATTTAGAAAACAATGGCTTGCACGACATTGTCCCCGGCGCCTTTCTGGGCTTGCAGCTGGTGAAAAGGCTGCACATCAATAACAATAAGATCCGATCATTCAGGAAGAGTACATTTCTGGGGTTAGACGACTTGGAATATCTGCAAGCTGATTTCAATCTACTGAGGGATATTGATCCCGCCGTTTTCAGGGACCTAAATAAACTTGAAGTGTTAATACTTAACGACAACCTCATCAGTGCGCTACCTATAAACGTGTTTCAACATGTGCCCATTACGCATCTCGACCTGCGGGGAAACCGAATCAAAACGTTGCCTTATGAAGGGATCCTTGAGCAAATACCGGGCATTGCAGAGGTTTTGTTGGAGGACAACCCGTGGGACTGTAACTGCGACCTGGTTTCTCTGAAGGAATGGCTGGAGAACATACCGCATAACGCGCTCATTGGGAGGGTGATATGTGAGGCTCCCACCAGGCTGCAGGGGAGCGATCTGAACGAGACGTCAGAAGCGGATCTGTGCCCTTCACAGAGCGGCGGTGTGGACACCAGCCTGGTCGCCCCTCCCACCCAGGAGGAGACCTCGGAGCTCCACGGCCCTCGTCCCACGCCTTACAAGCCCCGTGGAGACGCCGGCGGGCCCCCGACGCCCGGCGGCCACAAGAGCCACTCCAAATCTCGTGAGAACTGGCAGCTGAAAACCAAGCCCACTCCGGTGGTGACCGGTGTGAACGGGGACAGAGAGTGTTGTCTGCCGCACAACGTGACGTGCCCCCAGCCGTGCAACTGCAAGCTTGTCGGCTCCAGACAGGGGCTGGGGGTCAACTGCGAGGGCAAAAAGATCGAGAGCCTGTCTAACCTCAAGCCCAAGCCCCTGGCGGCGCACGAACTGAACATGCGAGACAACAACATCCACGCAGTGAAAAAGAACCAGCTGCTCGGCTACTCCAGCCTCAACCTGCTCGATCTGGGCGGGAACAACATCAAGGTGATTGACAACAGCACGTTTCAAAACCAGAGCGAGCTCAGGTGGCTGTACATGGATAAGAACTACCTGGATACGCTGATAGCAGAGATGTTCGTGGGCCTCGTGAATCTGGAATATCTCAGTTTGGAATACAACGACATCCAGCTGATAGTGGCAGGTGCGTTCAGCCCCATGCCCAACCTGAGGGTTCTGTTCCTCAACAACAACCTGCTGAAATCTTTACCTGTGGATGCTTTCCTTGGGATTTCTTTATCCAAAATCAGCCTGCATAACAATTATTTCCCCTATCTCCCCGTGACTGGCGTCTTAGACCAGCTCAACTCAATCATACAGATCGATTTGCACGGGAACCCGTGGGATTGCTCGTGCAACATCGTGCCCTTCAAGCAGTGGACGGAGAAACTCGGGGCCGACGTGATCGTGAGCGATCTCAAGTGTGAGTCCCCGGAAGAGTTCTGGAAACGCGATTTCCGATATGTGCGGAACGACCTCATGTGTCCCAAACTGTATGACAGAGTCCCCCCCACGCCTCTCTCCAAAAACAGCACTTTCACTGTGGACTCGGGGACGCGCTCGAACTCCTACTTGGAGCCGAACCGGGTCTCCATCTCGGTGCTCGTCCCcgggctgctgctggtgtttgtCACGTCCGCGTTCACCGTGGTAGGAatgcttgtgtttattttgcgGAATCGCAAGAGGTCAAAGCGGAGGGATGGGAACTCCTCCGCCTCGGAGATCAATTCCTTGCAGACAGTGTGTGACTCGTCTTATTGGCACAGCGGCCCTTATCACGCAGATGGGGGCGCGCATCGGGGCTTCGACTGCAGCACGCACCTCTCCACGACAAACGATGCGTAA